From the Shewanella amazonensis SB2B genome, one window contains:
- a CDS encoding NADH:ubiquinone reductase (Na(+)-transporting) subunit B produces the protein MSLKDFLERIEPQFEKGGKYEKWYALYEAAATIFYTPGLVNKGKTHVRDNLDLKRMMITVWACAFPAMFVGMYNVGLQAQLALAAGFATPDVWQVSLFGILGTEMTADAGWATLMWYGACFFLPIYAVTFAVGGIWEVLFAMVRGHEVNEGFFVTSILFALTLPATIPLWMVALGITFGVVVAKEVFGGTGRNFLNPALAGRAFLFFAYPLNMSGDTSWVVADGFSGATHLSQAATGALDYSLNQDWWNAFFGFIPGSVGEVSTLAILLGGLVIIYTRIASWRIVGGVLVGMIAVSMLLNLIGSDTNPMFAMPWYWHLVLGGFAFGMMFMATDPVSASFTNQAKWAYGILIGAMAVFIRVINPAFPEGMMLAILFANLFAPLFDHFVVQANIKRRIARG, from the coding sequence ATGAGCTTGAAAGATTTTCTTGAGCGTATTGAACCGCAATTTGAAAAAGGCGGTAAATACGAGAAGTGGTATGCCCTGTATGAAGCGGCCGCCACTATTTTCTATACGCCAGGTCTGGTGAACAAGGGCAAGACCCACGTTCGCGATAACCTCGACCTCAAGCGTATGATGATCACCGTGTGGGCCTGTGCCTTCCCGGCGATGTTTGTTGGTATGTACAACGTAGGTCTGCAGGCTCAGCTGGCGCTGGCCGCCGGCTTCGCGACTCCAGACGTATGGCAGGTTAGTCTGTTCGGTATTCTCGGTACTGAAATGACCGCCGATGCCGGTTGGGCCACCCTGATGTGGTATGGCGCCTGTTTCTTCCTGCCTATCTATGCCGTGACTTTCGCGGTGGGTGGTATCTGGGAAGTGCTGTTTGCCATGGTGCGCGGCCACGAAGTTAACGAAGGCTTCTTCGTAACCTCTATCCTGTTCGCCCTGACACTGCCTGCCACTATCCCGCTGTGGATGGTTGCCCTGGGCATTACCTTCGGTGTGGTGGTTGCCAAAGAAGTGTTCGGTGGTACCGGACGTAACTTCCTGAACCCTGCGCTGGCCGGTCGTGCCTTCCTGTTCTTTGCCTATCCGCTGAACATGTCAGGTGACACCAGCTGGGTTGTGGCTGATGGTTTCTCCGGTGCAACTCACCTGAGCCAGGCTGCTACCGGTGCCCTGGATTACAGCCTGAACCAGGACTGGTGGAATGCCTTCTTCGGCTTTATCCCAGGTTCTGTAGGTGAAGTATCGACTCTGGCAATTCTGCTGGGCGGTTTGGTCATCATCTATACCCGTATCGCTTCCTGGCGCATCGTGGGTGGTGTACTGGTCGGTATGATTGCCGTTTCCATGTTGCTGAACCTGATTGGCTCTGACACCAACCCCATGTTTGCCATGCCTTGGTACTGGCACCTGGTACTGGGTGGTTTTGCCTTCGGTATGATGTTCATGGCAACCGACCCTGTGTCTGCCTCTTTCACCAACCAGGCCAAGTGGGCCTACGGTATCCTGATCGGTGCCATGGCGGTGTTCATTCGTGTGATCAACCCTGCGTTCCCTGAAGGTATGATGTTGGCCATCCTGTTTGCCAACCTGTTTGCGCCACTGTTCGACCATTTCGTGGTACAGGCAAATATCAAGCGGAGGATTGCCCGTGGCTAA
- a CDS encoding Na(+)-translocating NADH-quinone reductase subunit C, with amino-acid sequence MAKNKDSFGRTLFIVVGLCLVCSIFVSTAAVLLRPTQQENKLLDKQKYILEAANLVDTKAANVTKADILATYNKYVEARVVNLKTGEFVEGVDGNTFDQEKAARDPKTSSKPEHDIASIKRVPDQAVVYLVRDDAGALKTVILPVKGYGLWSTMFAFLALEPDLNTIQGLVYYDFTGSGETPGLGGEVQNPKWKALWHGKKLFDEQGKLAISVTKNPAVAASVHGVDALSGATLTSNGVQHSLTFWLGKEGFASFIEKARNGGLS; translated from the coding sequence GTGGCTAAGAATAAAGATTCGTTCGGAAGAACGCTGTTTATCGTTGTTGGCCTGTGTCTGGTGTGCTCGATTTTCGTATCGACTGCAGCCGTGTTACTGCGCCCAACCCAGCAGGAAAACAAGCTGCTGGATAAGCAAAAGTACATTCTGGAAGCCGCCAATCTGGTGGATACCAAGGCCGCTAACGTGACCAAGGCTGACATCCTGGCGACTTACAACAAGTATGTTGAAGCCCGTGTGGTGAACCTGAAGACCGGTGAGTTTGTGGAAGGCGTTGATGGCAATACCTTTGACCAGGAAAAAGCTGCCCGCGATCCAAAGACCTCTTCCAAGCCAGAACACGATATTGCCTCTATTAAGCGTGTGCCTGATCAGGCTGTAGTGTATCTGGTGCGTGATGATGCCGGTGCGCTCAAGACTGTGATCCTGCCTGTGAAAGGTTATGGCCTGTGGTCTACCATGTTTGCCTTCCTGGCTCTGGAGCCGGATCTGAACACCATTCAGGGTCTGGTTTACTACGACTTCACAGGTTCAGGTGAAACTCCTGGTCTGGGTGGCGAAGTACAAAATCCAAAGTGGAAAGCGCTGTGGCACGGCAAAAAGCTGTTCGACGAGCAGGGTAAACTGGCAATCAGCGTAACCAAAAACCCAGCAGTAGCTGCATCTGTACACGGCGTTGATGCCCTGTCCGGTGCGACTCTGACCAGTAACGGTGTTCAGCACTCGCTGACGTTCTGGCTGGGTAAAGAAGGCTTTGCGAGTTTCATTGAAAAAGCACGCAACGGAGGGCTGAGCTAA
- a CDS encoding TRAP transporter large permease, with amino-acid sequence MALLLFLIICLVLMLGYPVALTLGGVAFLFALFASFFGAFDMGLFGLLPNRIFGILNNQILMAVPLFVFMGVVLEKSRIAEQLLTTMGALLGRFRGGLIFSVFFVGVLLAASTGIVGATVVTMGLMSLPTLLKRGYSPELSAGAICATGTLGQIIPPSIALVLLGDVLSNAYQQAQLKMGIFNPKSVSVGDLFAGALIPGLMLVSLYMFYTLFRLWRSPADFGSAITQDYEPASLARVISALLPPLLLIFLVLGSILAGIATPTEAASVGAAGALLIALLKRQMSMLALKEVMQSTVKITSMVFLILIGASVFSLVFRGLGGEELIHNLFANMPGGVVGAMLLVMTVIFVLGFILDFIEITFVVVPLVAPILLAMGLDPVWLGIMIALNLQTSFLTPPFGFALFYLRGVSGDSVSSGQIYRGVIPFVILQLLMLILLGIWPALATWLPSVLYG; translated from the coding sequence ATGGCGCTGCTGCTGTTTCTCATCATTTGTCTGGTGTTGATGCTGGGCTACCCGGTGGCACTCACCCTGGGTGGTGTGGCCTTTTTGTTCGCCCTGTTCGCCAGTTTTTTTGGGGCTTTCGATATGGGGCTGTTTGGCCTCTTGCCCAATCGCATCTTCGGCATTTTGAATAATCAAATTTTGATGGCGGTGCCGCTGTTTGTGTTTATGGGCGTTGTGCTTGAAAAGTCCAGGATTGCCGAACAGTTACTCACCACCATGGGTGCACTCTTGGGGCGTTTTCGAGGCGGCCTGATTTTCAGCGTATTTTTTGTCGGCGTGCTGCTTGCTGCCAGCACCGGCATTGTCGGTGCCACTGTGGTCACCATGGGGCTGATGTCGCTGCCAACCCTGCTTAAGCGCGGTTACAGCCCCGAACTCAGCGCCGGTGCCATCTGCGCCACCGGCACCCTCGGGCAAATTATCCCCCCTTCCATCGCCTTGGTGCTGCTGGGAGACGTCCTGTCCAATGCCTATCAGCAGGCTCAGCTGAAAATGGGCATTTTTAATCCCAAGTCTGTGTCTGTGGGCGATCTCTTTGCCGGTGCTCTGATCCCGGGCTTGATGTTGGTGAGCCTCTATATGTTCTACACCCTGTTTCGCTTATGGCGCTCTCCGGCAGATTTTGGCAGTGCGATTACGCAGGATTACGAGCCCGCGTCGCTTGCCAGGGTGATTTCAGCTTTGTTGCCACCGCTGCTGCTGATTTTCTTGGTACTCGGCTCCATTTTGGCCGGTATTGCCACGCCAACGGAGGCGGCGTCTGTGGGGGCCGCAGGCGCCTTGTTGATTGCGCTGCTCAAACGCCAAATGAGCATGCTGGCCTTGAAGGAGGTGATGCAAAGCACGGTCAAAATCACATCCATGGTGTTTTTGATCCTGATTGGTGCCTCTGTGTTTTCGCTGGTCTTCAGGGGGCTTGGCGGGGAAGAGCTGATACATAACCTCTTTGCCAATATGCCCGGTGGCGTTGTGGGTGCCATGTTACTGGTGATGACGGTTATTTTCGTGCTCGGTTTTATCCTCGATTTTATCGAAATCACGTTTGTGGTAGTGCCACTGGTTGCGCCGATCTTGCTTGCCATGGGGCTGGATCCTGTGTGGCTTGGGATCATGATTGCACTCAATTTGCAAACGTCCTTCTTAACCCCGCCCTTTGGTTTTGCGCTCTTCTATTTACGGGGCGTCAGTGGAGACAGTGTTTCGAGCGGACAAATTTATCGCGGGGTGATCCCATTCGTCATTCTGCAGTTGCTGATGTTGATATTACTTGGGATTTGGCCGGCACTTGCCACCTGGCTGCCGTCGGTTTTGTATGGCTGA
- the luxS gene encoding S-ribosylhomocysteine lyase yields the protein MPLLDSFTVDHTRMNAPAVRVAKTMSTPKGDTITVFDLRFCAPNKDILSERGIHTLEHLFAGFMRDHLNGEGVEIIDISPMGCRTGFYMSLIGEPAEKRVADAWLAAMEDVLNVVDQKAIPELNEYQCGTYEMHSLSQAQDIAKAVIAAGISVNRNDELKLSDEILHKL from the coding sequence ATGCCATTATTGGACAGTTTTACCGTTGATCATACCCGCATGAACGCCCCGGCCGTGCGCGTAGCCAAGACCATGAGCACCCCAAAAGGTGACACCATTACCGTGTTTGACCTGCGTTTTTGTGCCCCCAATAAAGACATTCTCAGTGAGCGTGGCATCCACACTCTTGAGCACCTCTTCGCTGGTTTTATGCGTGATCATCTCAATGGTGAAGGTGTCGAAATTATCGATATCTCTCCCATGGGCTGCCGCACCGGCTTCTATATGAGCCTGATTGGCGAACCGGCTGAAAAGCGCGTGGCGGACGCCTGGCTGGCTGCCATGGAAGATGTACTGAATGTGGTTGATCAAAAGGCCATCCCTGAGCTCAACGAATATCAGTGCGGCACTTACGAGATGCACTCACTGTCTCAGGCGCAGGACATTGCCAAAGCCGTGATTGCTGCCGGGATCAGTGTGAACCGCAACGACGAACTTAAACTGTCAGACGAAATTTTGCACAAACTCTAA
- a CDS encoding Na(+)-translocating NADH-quinone reductase subunit A — MITIKKGLDLPIAGGPEQVIHDGPAIKHVATLGEEYIGMRPTMRIKVGDKVAKGQVIFEDKKNPGVKYTALASGTVTEINRGAKRVLQSVVIEIEGNDAVAFDKFDASQLDSLSAEQVRNNLIESGMWTALRTRPFSKVPAVDASPAGIFVTAIDTNPHAANPALVIAGHKDDFANGLKVLAKLTEGKVYLCKAPGADIPAANAEVHEFGGVHPAGLPGTHIHFILPASVTRTVWHVGYQDVIAIGQLFTTGELNNNRVIAIAGPKAVKPRLVRTLLGASIETLTTGEVAEGKVRKVSGSVLHGRTATGPHAYLGRYHLQVSLLEEDTEKEFIGWILPGSNKFSITRAFLGHLSPRRLFNMTTSTGGSDRAMVPIGNYERVMPLDILPTMLLRDLVSGDVDGAVALGALELDEEDLALCTFVCPGKYDYGSYLRGCLDTVEREG; from the coding sequence ATGATTACAATTAAGAAAGGATTGGATTTGCCCATTGCGGGTGGTCCAGAGCAAGTTATCCATGATGGCCCAGCCATTAAACACGTAGCTACATTGGGTGAAGAGTATATTGGCATGCGTCCTACCATGAGAATCAAGGTAGGCGACAAGGTAGCCAAGGGTCAGGTGATTTTTGAAGACAAAAAGAATCCTGGCGTTAAATATACGGCTTTGGCCAGTGGTACTGTTACTGAAATCAACCGGGGTGCCAAGCGTGTGCTTCAGTCTGTGGTGATCGAAATTGAAGGTAACGATGCCGTTGCTTTTGATAAGTTCGATGCCAGCCAGCTGGACAGCTTGAGTGCCGAGCAAGTAAGAAACAACCTGATTGAATCAGGTATGTGGACCGCCCTGCGTACCCGTCCTTTCAGCAAGGTGCCTGCAGTGGACGCGTCTCCTGCCGGTATCTTCGTTACCGCCATCGATACCAACCCCCATGCCGCCAATCCCGCTCTGGTGATTGCCGGGCATAAAGACGATTTTGCCAATGGCCTTAAGGTGCTGGCGAAACTGACTGAGGGCAAGGTTTATCTGTGTAAGGCGCCAGGTGCCGATATTCCAGCTGCTAATGCCGAAGTGCATGAGTTTGGTGGTGTACACCCAGCTGGCCTGCCAGGTACCCATATCCACTTTATTCTGCCTGCGTCCGTAACGCGCACTGTGTGGCATGTTGGCTATCAGGATGTGATCGCCATCGGCCAACTGTTTACCACGGGTGAACTGAACAACAACCGCGTTATCGCCATCGCCGGCCCGAAAGCCGTTAAGCCTCGTCTGGTGCGTACTCTGCTGGGTGCCAGCATTGAGACCCTGACAACCGGTGAAGTGGCTGAAGGCAAAGTGCGCAAGGTGTCTGGTTCTGTGCTGCATGGCCGCACTGCCACTGGTCCTCATGCCTACCTGGGTCGTTATCATCTGCAGGTTAGCCTGTTGGAAGAAGATACTGAGAAAGAGTTCATTGGCTGGATTTTGCCTGGCTCAAACAAGTTCTCCATTACCCGTGCCTTCCTGGGTCACCTGTCCCCAAGACGTCTGTTCAACATGACCACCAGTACTGGCGGTTCTGATCGTGCCATGGTGCCAATTGGCAACTACGAGCGTGTGATGCCACTGGATATTCTGCCAACCATGCTGTTGCGCGACCTGGTATCCGGTGATGTTGACGGCGCTGTTGCCCTGGGTGCACTGGAGCTGGATGAAGAAGATTTGGCACTGTGTACCTTTGTATGCCCAGGCAAGTATGACTACGGTTCCTATCTGCGCGGCTGCCTGGATACGGTTGAGAGGGAAGGCTGA
- a CDS encoding TRAP transporter substrate-binding protein, with amino-acid sequence MQTRLRICMLMAASLLAGCNDDKQAAEATPIDSAKQIEWKLATSWPKNFPGLGTAPEHFAVMVDEMSAGRLKIKVYGAGELMPALEVFDAVSQGSVQMAHSASYYWKGKAPAAQFFTSIPFGLNAQEMNGWLTYGGGQELWEEVYAPFGILPLPGGNSGVQMGGWFNKEINTIDDLKGLKMRLPGLGGEVLKRLEGVPVTLPGRELYTAMQTGAIDATEWVGPYNDLAFGLHKVAKYYYYPGWHEPGTTLEFMINKAAFEKLPKDLQAIVKIAAKATNQDMLDEYTARNVGALDALVNEHGVVLKQFPEEVMAQLRSVSAEVISEQSSQDPMMKKVNEAYREYEAGVRKYHLISEDAYTRLRE; translated from the coding sequence ATGCAAACAAGATTAAGGATTTGCATGTTGATGGCCGCGAGTTTGTTGGCCGGCTGCAATGATGATAAACAAGCTGCTGAGGCCACACCGATAGACAGTGCCAAACAGATAGAATGGAAGCTTGCCACCTCCTGGCCCAAGAACTTTCCCGGCCTTGGCACAGCGCCTGAACACTTTGCCGTGATGGTGGATGAAATGTCGGCCGGACGTCTCAAAATCAAGGTGTATGGGGCAGGGGAGTTGATGCCGGCACTGGAAGTGTTTGATGCAGTCAGTCAGGGCTCGGTGCAGATGGCCCACAGCGCGTCTTATTATTGGAAAGGCAAGGCGCCGGCGGCGCAGTTTTTTACCTCCATACCCTTCGGGCTCAATGCCCAGGAGATGAATGGCTGGCTGACCTATGGCGGAGGACAGGAGTTGTGGGAAGAGGTGTATGCTCCTTTTGGTATTCTGCCTTTGCCGGGGGGCAACAGCGGCGTACAGATGGGCGGATGGTTTAATAAAGAAATCAACACTATCGATGACCTTAAAGGGCTTAAAATGCGTCTGCCAGGCCTGGGCGGCGAAGTGTTGAAGCGATTGGAAGGTGTGCCCGTTACCCTCCCGGGGCGTGAACTCTATACGGCCATGCAAACAGGGGCCATTGATGCTACCGAATGGGTGGGACCTTACAACGATTTAGCCTTTGGCCTGCATAAGGTCGCCAAGTATTACTACTATCCCGGCTGGCATGAACCGGGTACCACACTGGAATTCATGATTAACAAAGCCGCCTTCGAGAAATTGCCCAAGGATTTACAGGCAATTGTGAAGATAGCGGCAAAGGCGACCAATCAGGATATGCTGGATGAATACACCGCCCGCAACGTGGGGGCGCTGGATGCGTTGGTAAATGAACATGGGGTGGTACTCAAACAGTTTCCCGAAGAAGTGATGGCGCAGCTCAGAAGCGTATCGGCTGAGGTAATTTCTGAACAGTCGAGCCAGGATCCCATGATGAAAAAAGTGAACGAAGCCTACCGTGAATACGAGGCTGGCGTCAGGAAGTACCATCTGATTTCTGAGGACGCCTACACCCGTTTACGTGAATGA